TTGGTAAAAATTGAGGTTTCACTTTCACATACATAATAATTTCACTTGATATAATTAATAGCTcttgattatgattatgaatcAATTAATAGCTCTTTTTAAATAATTTCATTGTGTAGAGTTGTTTAATTCTTACCTTAAAGATAAGCATATAAAAAGCTTGCAATGAATCTTTGTTGGATAAATCTACAAGAGTGGAGCGATACCATACGAACAAAGCCAAGATAGCATGGGAAAGAACCTAACAAATTGAGTCATATATTAAAGTAAAActattaataaattaatcaaacCACTTTAATAACTTGATATAAATCGATCAAGTTGAATTGGAGTTAAAAAAATGCCTTATAACTCTTTTTTTCCCCTCAAACTTCCATGGATAAAGGTGGTAAGCTGTAAACTAGTTTGAATTCACATCATTTCATAATATTATATTGTTAAAaactataataaaaatattatttattaataattttgtacCTTATTAATATGTTCTTTCAATATGCTAATCTTCTACTACAATTCatcttaattatgtattttaactgTTTAATACTACATGTTTACCTTAATATTTCAAATAGATTACTTAATCTACTAATTCAATCAGAAATTAAAACAACACCttttagatttttaaattaaagagaataaaattaaacataatattATTACCACAGAGATTTTGCTCCAAAGAAAAGGAGAGGATGCTCCAATTATAATAGCAGCTCCATAAGCCATTTCAAGAAGTGCAACACTAGACCAAAATACCtaacaaaaaaatagaataaatatcagcatataataagttaataacacAATCTAGCTATAGTCAGGATATTTGatagatttaattattttattgatctctataattttgtcaaatttttaattagatctttatatttttttaattaaatttttatactatttttaattttataattagattctttttatatcaaaaataataaaattaacagATTTGATATGAGAAGATAAGATACCGTCTTAGGACCCAAGCGTATGGCCAAAGTTTGGAGGCCGGCTTCTTTGTCTCCTTCGATATCAGGTATATCCTGTTTAATTAATTCCATACAATAATGTCACATAATGAGGTAACTGAACACTTGcaatatcaaacactattgtacAAATAAAATGTTCATTTTGAGGTCTAAAATATttgagttatgctacgtgtacactaaaaatAACTACTAAAATTAACTATCAGTATAaaatcacacatgtatttatatacaaatacattaataagtaattttaatgactaattttaatgtacaactagcattttttgaaaaaattgtaCCTTTGTCAATGCTATAACGATATAGTACATGCTCATGACCACAACAGCAAAAAGTAGGGATCTTGGAAAGGTAGCTGCCTTCTTGAGCACATGAGTCTAAATATCACACAAAAAGTATATATttattagaaatataattatttatttatttttttattaatttaaatttaaaaaaaattgtattataaTATAGTATTTAAATTTCTATAACCAGAAAGTTTAAAATTTGATCTTtgttaaagtaaaaaaaaaaatttatcataaggcaaaaattttaaaaagatttttgattgAGAATGTGTGTTAGGAATATAATAATTTATGTACATCTTATTAATTTAACTTTTTGAGAAAAGTAGTTTTATTATAATATTTGAACCtaataaaaatacatcaacaaTATTATTATATGTTTGTAAAAAGAGAAATACTTTAGTATGGCAATACCTTCATGTGATAAAAGGGACCAAGATTAAATGATATCACCATAGAAAGTGTGTTACCCATCACTGTAAGTATTGTAGATTTCTTCCATCTCAATAAGGGCAACTGTATAGTTTCAAAATAACAATATTGATTATACAAAATACGAACATGAAAAGAGTAAGTCAATGTCTTCAAACTTTTATAAACAATTTGTTTGACCAATAAGGTCAACTAATATAGATAAATTTAAAAACAACTCACATTAACTGAATAAGCAGTCATTAGAACAAAACTGGCAAAAATAGTCCAAAGCAACGGCTTTGATCCTATGATCCATGCAATTCCAAAGCcctgtatttaaaaaaaaaaaaggcttcTAACCTCGTTAATATTGATCTTCAAAAACACAATATGAAAATAAACACTTGAAAACGCACACACACAATTATAGTACCGTAAATAAAAATGACGTCACAGTTATAACTGCAGTTCTGAAGGAATAGTTCCCTGATGCCAAAGGAAGATATGGCTTGTTAATctgcaataaaaaaaaaagtaatatagGTAAAAAAAAATAAGACAAACCTTAAGTAAAGCATAAAACTAATTCATGTATATTTTTGAGTATATATATCATGTTAAAACAAATTGATTAAAGTAACTTTTCTAAAATAAACCACCAATATATAATAACCTTTCTTTATAGTTGGTCAATtttgtttgaattttatttattacTTGTAAAAGTATTATGTTGATAACCCTATGATTTAGGTCATATCCTTACATTTCATGACTTtcatgaaataaataaataaatagtatgCTCTCATAAACATTAAGCCACTAAAATGGTTTAAGGGAGGTGGGTGTTCTCTCTAATTCTATATAAGTTATCANNNNNNNNNNNNNNNNNNNNNNNNNAAATTTAAAAGTAGAGAAATGTTATTTATACACCAAAGTTAGTCACTAAAATTAATCatcaatatatttgtatataaatacatgtgtggtttaatttattttcataatgtatttatattctaacatgtattttatattgataactaattttagtgactaattttagtgtacacgtaacaTTAACCCTTAAGAGTATCATAATAACATACCTTGTCTATTTCAAGATCCGCTAATTGATTTATTCCAACAATGTACAAATGC
The DNA window shown above is from Arachis ipaensis cultivar K30076 chromosome B08, Araip1.1, whole genome shotgun sequence and carries:
- the LOC107614405 gene encoding naringenin 8-dimethylallyltransferase 2, chloroplastic, whose translation is MAFGVVAASFSRAPSIVTTRGCYVTRASLPNKSLKFSKEYNLKTSLQHNWKHNSRSIFERGSTITTCDKYDEKKYLMNVTQSHEAEPHSQSILKSIIDALDAFRKFSRFYAFIAMVVGSLSTSLLAVDNLTELYPAFFNGFLQCMAAYFFMHLYIVGINQLADLEIDKINKPYLPLASGNYSFRTAVITVTSFLFTGFGIAWIIGSKPLLWTIFASFVLMTAYSVNLPLLRWKKSTILTVMGNTLSMVISFNLGPFYHMKTHVLKKAATFPRSLLFAVVVMSMYYIVIALTKDIPDIEGDKEAGLQTLAIRLGPKTVFWSSVALLEMAYGAAIIIGASSPFLWSKISVVLSHAILALFVWYRSTLVDLSNKDSLQAFYMLIFKLFSVENILMLFVR